The nucleotide sequence TCTGCCTGGATGGCGTCATTGTATTAATTGCGGTTTTCTTTCGCATGAAGGACCCTAAATCGAGATGTGACCGCTTAATAAACTGAATTGAGAGGGCAAACTTTTACAATAGGCACAAGTCCAGTTGACCCTTTTGCCAGGCAGCCAAGATAAAACAGGTTGATGACGCCAACGCATCCCAGGCAACAGAATTATCTGGGCTATTAAACTGCTCAGACCTACCGGAGCCGAATGCAAGCTTGGAAAACTCATTTTACTGGAAATTACGCATTCCTTAATCATGGCCTCACATCAAGAGACATTCGATGACACCCGTTTTAAGGTGTTTACGTGGTTGAATAATACTCGCTACGCGGCATCTTCGCTCCAACCTTTGGTCGGAGGCCAGGCTAACTTTACCTACCACGCCAAACTCTTGACTCCTCTTGAAGATGGGACGACTGAAGTTGTGGTCAAACACGGGGAGCCCTACATGGCAAGACATCCCACGAACGAGATCACAACACATAGATGCGTGGGTTCATAGAACTGGGATTCAATATATCGCTAATAGTATATAGCGTGTTGAAGCTGAGTGCTTGAAGGAGCTCAACTCGGTAGAAATACACCTGAACCAGCTTGGCGGAGCGAATTGCACTGTCAGAACGCCGAGGTGCTTCTACTACGATGATGATACCAAGACTCAGATACAACAGTATCTTCCCAACACTGTTGATCTCAAGACGTACATCCAAACTCATTTCTCGTGGTCAACTCTCAAGAAACTTGAGCTGCCATGCCGTAATGTCGGCAAGACGCTGGCAGAGTACATCTCCAAGTTCCACCTCGCCAGCGAACATATGATCCAAAGGACGGCTATGGAGGGCGCTCAGTCTCCGCCGAAGCCATTTCCTGCGCTTCGAAGCAATGACCAGATGCAGTCACTTAAGCACATGATCAATTATGACTGGTTGTTGCAGCGAATTGATCAGTTCCCCGAGATTTTGTCCGAGGCGAGAGACGTATTTTACCAAGTCAAGCTACAGGCATTGCTTCAGTCTGATGATAAACCCATACACGGCGACTTTTGTCCCCAAAAGTGAGTGCATCCAGTGCATAGACCGGGACAGCTACTCACAAACTTGGCAGCATTCTCCTTCCTGACGCGCCTCTTGATTCTCAAACCAACATCTCCTTGTTCGTCGTCGACTGGGAGAACGGCCAACTTGGCGTAGAGAACCTTGACCATGGAGAAATGATAGGGGAGCTTTACGCCCTGTGGCTGTCTCAGAAGACGGACGCGGCGCTCTGGGTGGTGCAGGGATACTCCGACGGACTTGGGCCAAGACCGACGGACTTTGTTTGGAGGCTTGCTGTGCAGGTGGGCGTCCATCTCTTGAGCTTTGGCACTTTTGGGGGTAGTCCGGCTCAAGCTGAGGATGTGGCGAGGCATGGAAGAGACATTGTTGTGAATGCCTGGAAGAAGAACCGAACTTGGTTTGATGAGAGCGAGCTTGCATGCTTGTTTGCTCGAGTTGAAGAATAGGCAGATTGAGGCTCAGGTACACCATACGAAGCCAACACTACCAAGATAATGACCAAGCCCATTCCATGTTAGCCCTACAGCCAACGAATCAACACCTCTCTCGATCCGCTGACCGTCAGCACTAAGACGCCATCTCCAGAGATCCAAGCCCAACGACTGATTTCGTCAGAATTGATAAATTCCAATTCTTGGCTTTCATTTGAACTTCCGTGTGCCCACCAAGCTACACAAAACTGACTGTGTGCCCAAGATCCGAGACATAGGTCGGGCCCGAGATGGGCTATCTTGTGCTTGCAGCTGCTGCGGCCGTGACCTACGGTGTTGTGGTTTGTGTCTATCGTCTCTATTTCAGCCCGTTGGCCAAGTTCCCAGGTCCCAAGATTGCTGGTCAGACAAATCACCTACATCACCACCTTTGGGACACACTGACATCAAATAGCCGTTACTTCGTGGTATAATGGTTACCATGACCTCGTTAGCGGTGGTCAATACATCTGGGTCATTGAGGAGATGCACCGCAAATATGGCCCAATTGTGCGAACCCGCCCGGATACGATCCACGTCAACGACCCAGCCTTTATAGAAAAGCTATACTCGCAATCGCCCAAACACCGACGGGAACGACATAGCACAATCCTGGGGACGATGCAAGCCGACGGTTCTATCCTGGCAACTAAGGACCACGacctccaccgccgccgtcgcGCCGTTCTCAACCCATTCTTTTCGAGCCAGAATGTGAGACGTCTGTCTCCGGTCATCAACGGCATCTTGTTCAATCTGTTGCATCGAATGGAAGGCTGGGCTAAAACTGGACAGCCCGCCAAGCTGAACAGCGCATACAGAGCTGCCACCAAAGACGTCATCCAAGCTTATGCTctcggagatggagagatgtGTCTTGACATGGAAGACTGTAACGCAGCCTTCTTTGACGTGTTTACTCCGCAAAGAGTCTGTCATCTGGGCACTCATGCGTTTTGGTTGGCGTACCTGATGGCCAATCTGCCTCCTGTGATTATGACTACCCTTCTCCCACGGGTTGGTGTGTTTGCAACATTTATGATCGTAAGTGTGGGCAGCCCCTTGCAGTTTCACATACTGATTGTTATTCAGAACCTGAATGCAGAGATCGACCAGATAAAGCAGGCGGATAAGCTGCCAGAGGGTAAGACCATCTTTCACGAGATTCTCCGTAGCGACATTCCTAGTTCCGAGAAGGAAACACCCCGTCTTGCGGATGAGGCCATGGTCTTGGTCATTGCGGGGTCAGAGACAACAGCTTCAACCTTGGCCGCTATCACTTACCACCTGCTCGCTGACCCGAGTCTCATGGCACGACTGAAAGTTGAACTTGAAAGAGTCATGCCCGACGTGAACGAAATCCCCGATCCTTCCACGCTGAATGGGCTACCGTTTCTCAACGCCCTGATTCAAGAAGCTATTCGTCTGTATCCTGGGGCATCTCACCGACAAGATCGAGTTGCCCCCGACGAAGATCTCGTCTACCAGCGTCCAGACGGCCAAACCTTTGTTATACCTGCCGGAACAGGTGTTGGAATGACGGCACCACTGGTCAACCGCAACCCCGACCTGTACCCCAACCCACTGGAATTCCGCCCTGACCGATACCTCGAGAACCCCGGCCTCGCCGCCTACCAGTTTGCCTTTTCAAAGGGAACCAGACAGTGCATCGGCATCAATCTGGCGTATCAAGAGCTGCAGACTTTTGTTGCCGGCATCTTTCGCAAGTACGACGTGTATGATGCATCAAAAGATAAGCAGAGCGGTCCGACCATGGAGCTGTACAAGacaaaggaggaggatgtggCCATCTATTCGGATTATGTGACTTTTGGTCAGTACCCAGGCAGTCAGGGGCTGAGGGTCATCATTAGAGAGTAAATGACAGAGAGGCGAGCGGGTTTGTATTGGACTATGGGTTTCGTGTAGCTAGAAACACATGATGTGCTATTTCCTAACAGGCATCCCCTGATATAGTGCTTGCGTACAATTATAAGATTAACAGGAACCCCATGACGGGCTCTCTAGGGCCTACTTGCATGCGATTTGTGAGACTTGGCGGCTGAATCATTAGATGAGAGAATCCTTCAGTCGTAtacccatcaccaacacctgctcctctcctcaagGCAACATCGGCAGCTACAAGATATGGTAAGCCATCCCAAATCGATAACTTTTGCTTCTTACTCACAGAACCGTTGTCAGAGCGGATTGGAAGCGTCACTGTCTGGAGAGTCTCCGGCAGACGAGGATGACTACGAACAGCGGCACATCCTGGCCCATCTGCTGAAGCAAAAGTTCAAATTTCCAAAATGGGGCCCTGAACAATCTGGGATAGACACCCTGGATCTCTTCATCGTTTGTAGAAACACCTTTGATGCCTTTGACAGACTGTACAGCCCCGTTAATCAGGCTGCCGACTTTGTCTGGCAAACTCGACGATATAGTTCAGCTCGGCAATCTCCTCTGGAGAAGCTTCCGTCAGAAATTTTGAGAGACATTGTGTCCGCTCTTGAGATCACGGATCAAATCGCTGCTGCTCTCTGTTCCCAGTACCTTGGGTCCACACCGTTTGGGTCATCCGCGAGCATCTCTGTTTAAACCACAAGCAGGTCTCTTGGGCAGGCATGCCGATTATTTATCTTTCATGGTGGCCTACGTATCTTCCGCAGGCTCCCTTGGAAGTTGTACCAGAAGCAAATTGTCCCTCATGTGACCGAAGAGCGAACCGAATATGGATACGGGATTGGGTCAGGGACGCAATCATCAGCTCTGAGACGGCTCTTTCTCCCGACAATCATCTCCTAATCGAACAAATTTGGAATCAAATCCCATCGAGCGGCATCCTAGAGCACCTTAACCTACATATGGAATCATGTCTTGATGTGCGCGCACCTAAAAATAGCTCTAGCTGTTATCTGCGCAACAATACATCAAAAGAATAGGTCGGCCTCGAGACCGTGAAGAATGGAACCAGCACCACAGCAACATTTGTTGGGCATAGGTGGCTGACTCTGGAAATACTCCTCCTATGGCTGACCACTATGAACCGGACTCGAAGAACGGAGGTATCCGACTGGGGTAAAGAACCAAAGATGGAGGGATGGGCATGGAACTTTAGGGCGGATGAGTAGAATTACCCAACAACTGAGACCATGCGACGGATGACTGAATTACTCGGTTTCATGGTGCTCGGCAAATGGGCCAGTCATTGCCTGGACGTGACCGATGAGGTTTCCGAGGAGATGATTGTTCATTGGCACGATCGCACTCTCGACGTTGAGAAACGGGCCCGGAGCTGGCTGATGGCGATTTACACAATGGCCCTGAAGTAAGGAGGTTTCCTGAACTGAGGCAGCACTGGGAGTACTGGCATCAGGTTGTaaaggaggagaaagagcGAGATGCCTGCTATGGGGGTTCTTGACGGAGTGAGAAGATGTACTGATGATCTAGGGAATGTGATTCTCTGGATCACGGGAGACGGAGACAGGAAGATACATTAGCCTTGATTGTTTCATGTGGAAGGAGTTGGAACACATCATCTCATAGTACGAGATTAGCTGATTCAATCATGTCCCCATATTATCCACGCACCCAATAACCTGATGTCCGATCCAACGATCGATGATCGAGGACGCCAAGCGTACTGACCGGCTAAAACGGCCCGCGTGGCATTGACACAAAAGGCGGGATTAACGCGTCCAAGATGGCGCCGCAAATCTCCGTTCCAATCATGTTATTTGTCACCAACTTTTCAGGAACACAGACCGGTTTTGGGGGTTGCATTGTGGAGAAAGTGATCTTGGTTTGTCGTGGGAGGTGACGTCAAGGATACGGGGAATTAGCCTCCAGCCAACACCACGTTTCTTGACTTTATTGCCAGTGATCTCATACGATTGATTTCGCGACAGTAAATAACTAGTTTAAATGAAGTCTCTGGAGTCAGAACAGACACTCTCCCCGTagcttccatccatccatctatcCGTGGTCGCAAtgcctcaacaccaaggtccCTCGAGCCGCCGGCTCCTCCAATTTCTGCTATTGGTCGCACAAACTTCGGCTTCCACTCTTTACTCCACCTACAGCTTCAATCCccttgagcatctcggcGGCATATCGCCTTACTTTGAGCCCCAAGACCCCCCAGCCTCTCCAGATGCTCCCCAGGGCTGTAAACCAGAGCGTGCTGCCTACCTAGTGCGACACGCAGCAATCTACGCAAACGACTTTGACTATGAAGAGTACATTGAGCCCTTCGTTGAAAAGCTGGAGAACCACACCAAGATTGATTGGAGCAAGATCCCGTATTTGAACTTCTTGGCCGACTGGTCTGCCCCATTTTCggatgccgaggccgagcttcTGACCCGAGTGGGCAGATTAGAAGCGACGCAACTGGGAGTTGATCTCGAGTTTCGGTATCCCAAGTTGAGGCTCCCAAAGCGAGTTTGGACCTCATCTGCTGAGCGAACCCTCAAGTCTGCTCAGTCATTCGTCCGCGGACTCGAGATGGACAACCAGACCATCAAGGTCGAGAGCATTTACGAGTCTGAAGAGTCTGGAGCCGACAGCCTGACGCCTTATAGCGCCTGCCCTGCCTACTCGTCATCTGCTGGTAGCGACGAGGCATCCGTGTACCAGGAGAAGTACGCAAAGCCTATCATTGCCCGGCTAAACGACCTAGCTCCCGGTTTCAACTTTACCGTCAACGACATCTTCGGCATGCAGCAGTTGTGTGGATATGAAACCGTCATTCATGGAAAGTCTCCCTTCTGCAACCTGGAGCTCTTCTCGCCCGATGACTGGCTTGGCTGGGAGTACTCGGAAGATGTTCGATACCACTACAACGTTGGTTATGGCAACCAAGTCTCGGGCTACGTCGGCCTTCCATGGTTTAATGCGACAGCCGATaccctcctcaacaaggaGTCAGATGACCAGGACCTGTATGTTAGCTTCACTCACCGTGAGCTGCCTCCCATGGTGTTGGTCGCAATGGGCCTGTTCAACAACTCCCAGTTTGGAGGTCCGCCTCAGATCAACGACACGATGCCGCTGAGCCGTATCAACTACCGACGAGCCTGGAAGAGTTCTCATGTCTTGCCTTTCCTCAGCAACATTGCTATTGAGCGATTGAACTGTACGGGCAGCTACGGATACGACGACGGAGAGTATTACCGCGTGCTAGTGAACAGCGCACCTCAACCTCTGCCAGACTGCGTTGACGGACCAGGGACGAGCTGCTCGAGGAAGGGTTTTGAGGACTATGTGCAAGACAGAGTGGACATGTTTACTGGGTTTTCGGACAAATGCGGCGTGGACTACAAGAACACAACGGATATTCTATCGATATATCATGATTGACTGAGATGATTGAACGAGATAATGAAATAAATACACGTGGCATTCTCTTCATTCCCGTTCGTCCCATATCGCATTCAACATGGCGTGTGCCGCCTCGATgaactcctccttcttcagtTCATGCGCAAGAATAATGCGAATAGCATAAGCCGTCGTATTGACAGAGTCGATTTGCAACTCTAGCTCATGAACTATTCGCATCATATGAAACAAGAGCTTTTCCACAGGAAAGGGCCGCGTCGCGCGGTAGATGCCCTCGTTTGAGTCTTCGTGAAGGTTCATGATGATTATGTCGACCGAAGGAGGACCCGTGTAGACGGCCCCGGTAGATGTACGAAGCTCCCCGGTCTTTGGATCGTTGTATTTGCCGTCGACAACGGGGCGtttggcctcggcatcccAGTGAATGGGGTGGAACTCGTTACCGTCGAGACAGTCGCCGCTTGTTGAAGACATGGCTGATGAGAGATATGATAGAAGATCTAATATTTGATGAATTAAAGATGATGCGAGTTTGATGAATTGTGTTGAACAAGTCAAGATTGAAATGGGTGTAAGTGACGCCTTGGGATGGAGTTCGGAATAAACAGGGCCCGAAGCATCGTCTGAGCTTCACCCACTGATGGCTGCCTAAAGAGGTCAAATCCTGCGCCTGTTCATCAACTAACCTCATCTTTGAACGTTCTTGCATGTTGCTTCATCGGCAAATTCTCATTTCGCCATGGAAACCTCAAATAACCCTACCTTTAAATGTTTCGCTCGCCTTCCGTTAGAGCTGCGCCTGCGCATTTGggagctgctgctccccCCTCGTCGCGTTCTTAAGATCGGGCCTAGCACctacgagaagaaggcgtcAGAATTTGGTCAAGTCTGGACGAACGACCCTCCTTTGACGCTTTTATCCACCTGTCGCGAGTCTCGCAGCGTGGCTCTCGACAATGGGTGCTTCACTAGGAATCCCACAGAAGATTCAGCCCCTGAAAGCCTAGTATGGGTTGATCGCCGTCCGAGGGCAGTATATCTGCCCCTGACCGCAGCCTCATACTCTCGAGCACGTTCATTGCCTATTGATATCAAGGCATTGGTTTGTCTCTGGCCCACAGTGGAGGGCTTGCAATGCCTCAAACAGTCTCTCCTTGACCAGCCTACTTCAACACCAATCCAAGTCATCTACATTGGACTTTCAGCCGTCGTCTACAACCATCCAGCTTGGGGAGTAACCTACCCTGACTTGAGCAATCTTCCACCCGAGCTACTTCCTCCAAACCCTCTCTACGAAGCGTCCGACATCCTAGTCATGGACTTGCATGATGTACGACTGCCGGCGTTGTTGGAATGTGCTGATGGGATGGGGCAAGGGATACCGCCAGCTTTCAAGTTTCATAAGAAAGCTAGCTGCTTCCTGGAGACTTTGAAACTTTACTGGGAAAGCAATAGCAGGGCTCTAGAGTTGCGTGAAGCTTGGTATGGGACGACACATGACCACGGCGCTGTCCTCGATGTCCCCTCCACCATGTCAACAAGTTCGCAGCTTGGTCGGATCGAATTGAAGCCAGCAGTGATATTCGGAAAGACGAGAGACGCGATATTTTTTGGCCGCAACAACGATCGGAAATCGCACGAGCGGTTAAGCggcatcatcttctcgatAGGCAGCCTTCACCTCTCCAGAAGAATACGGCCGAGTCTTTATAGCCAGATCAGAGGGCCAAACTATGCCTGTGGGGTTACGTGCGGAGGTAGAATAACAAGCCGTGATCCTTGAAAAAGTGTTTGGATATCTGCCTGGGCAAGAGCGCCGAGGTGGTGGCGGAAAATAGGCGTTCCTACAGTCGTAAAGTTGGGGGTGATCATTtgagatatatatagtaagGAGTGAAAGCGGAAATAACTGATGGTGTGGAAACTACGGACTGGGTCAAAATAAATGGTGTTACTACCGTGAAAAAGATATAGAGGCCTGCTCATATGAAAGCAAGCAGATCTTTGACGGGCTCCTCAACCAACACCCACTCGTCAGCGCCCAACTGCCCAGCCTCaacttccttcttctctctaCCCTTTCCTGGCTCTGGGTACTTCTTAAGATGCTCAATAGCCCAGACGAGCtcctttgtcaaggccgGGGGTATTCTGCCTTCACCCGTAAATCTTCCAATGCCTGCAATCTGGAAGAACCCATTCAGCCATTCCTGGGTCTCCCCCCTCTCCCACCTGATCTCGTGAAATTTGCGTCTCTCAACCTTcaccttctcttctctctccctttCCCACTTTTGTTGCTCCTCTAGCGGAGGCAGTGGGATGGCATTTCTACCAGAGTAGAGTCGTGCTAGGGCGACTGCTTGGTACTCGAAACTTCTAAACGTTAGAACCCGTGGGAGTCCCACCAGTGCAAGATTCGAAAAGTCTTGGAAGAACGTGTGCCAGTATGTCTTAATCAGCTTGTTTGCTTTGTAGTCAAACAGCGGGCGACCGTTGGCCTTGCTATTCCACCAAGGATAGGAGGGCCTATAGCCGGTGCAGTAAATGATTTGGTCAATATCGCTCAAGGTAGTGTCGTCTTCAAACACAATTGTACCGTCTAGACGATACTCTTTGATGATTGGCTTCCATTCAACTCCAGGAGGAGCTTCATCACCGTCCCATCTCGATTTTGATCTTCTCGACTGATAGACGGGGAGATGAACGGCTTGGAGCAAATCAACCGTAACATCGTGTCCTGAGGTCGAATTTCCAATGATGAGCACCTTTTTTTTGGTGTAGAGATGCGGCGAGCGGTAGAACTTGGAGTGCACGACACGGCCAGGGAACTTTTCCATGTACgcttccaggccatcaacaacCGGCACCTGGATCAGTCAGTTAGCAACAAAAATATAGGCCATATACATTTACGCACCCAGGGAATTGAATAGTGTCcattggcgatgatgacggcgtcAAATTCCTCTTCCCACCAAATGTCGACCCCTCGCAAGGGCTCATACTTTCGGAGAGTCAGCTTCCACCTCTTAAAGCCATCACCAGGCGTAAGTGGTAGCTGTGATACATCCTCCACGGTGGTGTTGAGCGAAAGGAACTCGTCAGTCTTGTGGAGCGAGAAATAATTCTCGATGTACTGGCGAGGGACGTAATGTGGAACAAATGGCCCATAGGAAAATCGAAGGTCAGAGAATGACATGGCGATATCGGGGACATTGGTCCTTCATTCTATCAGCGACCTCATTCTGAAAGTAGGTAGTTCAACCTACGTGAGATTGTCGTAAATCGGCGTGTGGGAATATCTCTCTTGCTGGTTTGGAGGTGCCGTCGTCGGAAGATTCGTTGGGACGTCCAAAGGCTTGTCTATGTCTTCTGGCAGGCCTCCCGGTTGAATCGTGGGGATTGTGGGATTGGGATCGTATATCCTCAAATCCGTGTCAGCAAATAATCTCCTTTTTCTAAGGGTAGGGCTCGAGTTACCATGTTCCGCCAGGcgtttctcttctctcaaaCACACGTATGCGGTCATAGTAGTCTTCAGCCTTGAAAGCCGCCGCCGTTATGGCCCCTAGAGTAACATGATTAGATTCGAGGACGTGGGATAGATCATGTGCTGATAATACCGgcggctccagctccgatAATGGCGAccgacttgatcttgttgttgttatcACTCATTCTGTTCTAAAAAGTCAAGATATTGAGGGACGCAGAATTCCAAGATAACTCTCTTGCGGGGATGGAAGATTAGAAATTGGTCAACGTTCCTCAACGTTAGATAATATGCATTTGTATtcgtcatgatggatgcagATGTCACCATTGCTGCATCACGTGaagttgttggtgttgctccAATCATTGTCACGACCTGAGACCGGCTGTCGATAGCAGTGCTGATCGAGAGTTTATCGCTCTGATGAGACCAAATGATAAGCAAAGTAGTAGGAAACGTGGTTTTAATGTTTTCGGCAAAACAATGTCACACGTTGCTGGGCTTATGCTGTAACAAGATTATGCCTGTTGACCTTGGACCCATCCGTATTGGCTGACCAGTGGATTACGAGAGCCAAGTCGCGGGCGAAGCAGTCAGCTTCGCTACCCAGGACCAAAGATCCATATCGTATTACCTGGGTGAGCCACTCATTTCCGTCAGCTAACCGCTTGGGATCGTAAGATTCATCCCGGCTTGATCAGCCACTCGGCTTCCAGGGCAGACGGGTTCCGGACCCTAAAACGGCGGGTTTCTGCGCCGACCCGGTAGGATTGTTCACCCGATATGGAACCACGGTGCGACTTGGCATTTGGTATGTGCTATTTAAGAGGCCAAGAGTTTGGATTGAAATTTATGTCGATTCACTTCTTCGTCTGTTTTCCCAGTTGGCTCGATTGTCATAAACATCCGTCGACATAAATTTGCTCCCAACATTACCAATCTTCATTGGTGAAGACCATCAGCATCCTTCATCGGCAATGGCTTCTGCGGATTCGAGCGCCAAGCAGTCGGTTCTTATAACCGGCTGCTCAGATGGTGGAATAGGCGCTGCTCTCGCAGTCGCCTTCCACAACGCTGGCCTAAACGTCTACGCAACCACTCGAGACCCTGCCAAAATGAAGCGCTTGGTATCTCTCGGAATCAAGACCCTCACTCTGGACGTTCAATCAGAAACCTCTATCGCCGAATGCGTCAAACAAGTTCCcgccctcgacatcctcgtcaaTAACGCTGGCACCCAATACATCATGCCGGTTGTCGACATTGATATCGCTGCAGCAAAGAAGATCTACGACCTCAATGTATGGTCTCATATTGCCGTGACACAGGCTTTTCTGCCGTTGCTACTTAAATCATCCAATGGCATGGTGGTGAATCAAACATCCCTTGGCGCTGTTGCCACAGTACCCTTCCAGGCTGTCTACAACTCGTCAAAAGCTGCTTTGGCCATGCTGTCCGACACATTGCGCCTAGAACTTAAGCCATTTGGCATCAAAGTTGTGGACCTCAGAACGGGCATCGTCAAGAGCAACTTGGTCCAGAATGCGCTACTGAGGAAGCCACCTATCCTACCAAAGGATTCTATCTATGAGCCCGCCAGGGATATTCTGGAAGCAG is from Fusarium keratoplasticum isolate Fu6.1 chromosome 11, whole genome shotgun sequence and encodes:
- a CDS encoding APH domain-containing protein; the protein is MASHQETFDDTRFKVFTWLNNTRYAASSLQPLVGGQANFTYHAKLLTPLEDGTTEVVVKHGEPYMARHPTNEITTHRCRVEAECLKELNSVEIHLNQLGGANCTVRTPRCFYYDDDTKTQIQQYLPNTVDLKTYIQTHFSWSTLKKLELPCRNVGKTLAEYISKFHLASEHMIQRTAMEGAQSPPKPFPALRSNDQMQSLKHMINYDWLLQRIDQFPEILSEARDVFYQVKLQALLQSDDKPIHGDFCPQNILLPDAPLDSQTNISLFVVDWENGQLGVENLDHGEMIGELYALWLSQKTDAALWVVQGYSDGLGPRPTDFVWRLAVQVGVHLLSFGTFGGSPAQAEDVARHGRDIVVNAWKKNRTWFDESELACLFARVEE
- a CDS encoding F-box domain-containing protein, whose protein sequence is MSGLEASLSGESPADEDDYEQRHILAHLLKQKFKFPKWGPEQSGIDTLDLFIVCRNTFDAFDRLYSPVNQAADFVWQTRRYSSARQSPLEKLPSEILRDIVSALEITDQIAAALCSQYLGSTPFGSSASISV